Below is a genomic region from Arcanobacterium haemolyticum DSM 20595.
CTGGGGTGATTTCGTACCCAAAATCCGGGCGTACTCAAGCGCGGTCGTTTCCAAATCGGCGTGCGCAACTGCCTCATTGACCACGCCCCAACGTTCCGCATCCTGTGCCGAATACTCACGCGCCAAGAAGAAAATCTCCCGCGCACGCTTATCGCCAATCTGGCGTGCCAACAACGCAGAACCATACCCGGCATCAAACGAACCCACGTTCGCATCCACCTGCATGAAACGCGCGTGCTCCAACGATGCAATCGACAAATCGCACAAAACATTCAACGAATGCCCGCCGCCCGTAGCCCAACCAGAAATCGCGCCAATAAACACCATGCCGGACGTGCGCATCAACCGCTGCACCTCCAAAATGTGGAGACGCCCAGCGCGCGCCGGCTCAATCGAATCACGCGTAGCCTTGTTCGCGGTGGGATCATCCCCACCGCCGTCGTAACGATACCCATCCCGGCCACGAATACGCTGATCGCCGCCCGAACAAAACGCCCAACCGCCATCCTTCGTAGAAGGCCCGTTACCGGTCAAAATAACGCATCCCACCTGGCCAGTCAGGCGCGCGTGATCAATCGCCCGATACAACTGATCCACGGTTTCAGGGCGAAACGCGTTACGTACCTCCGGGC
It encodes:
- a CDS encoding 1,4-dihydroxy-2-naphthoyl-CoA synthase; protein product: MSPLPASVSDIFDPRRWRSVEGFPDSDVTYHRGVEREFDSAGAVVSERDLPVVRIAFNRPEVRNAFRPETVDQLYRAIDHARLTGQVGCVILTGNGPSTKDGGWAFCSGGDQRIRGRDGYRYDGGGDDPTANKATRDSIEPARAGRLHILEVQRLMRTSGMVFIGAISGWATGGGHSLNVLCDLSIASLEHARFMQVDANVGSFDAGYGSALLARQIGDKRAREIFFLAREYSAQDAERWGVVNEAVAHADLETTALEYARILGTKSPQALRMLKFAFNLADDGLAGQQVFAGETTRLAYMTAEAQEGRDAFLEKRAPQWDEFPFYA